The following coding sequences are from one Bdellovibrionota bacterium window:
- a CDS encoding type II toxin-antitoxin system HicB family antitoxin: MSVSDGYYAVLFKEPKSKTVGVRFPDHPSVITYGRDWKEAEEHAREALSAALEAEFERGATLPRLSKPKAKRNEKVVFVPIDPEVRTAYLLRAWRETAGFTQKQIAQQLGVSYQAYQRMERPGRANLTVRTLKKIAKVFQGELVLDLRFSNS, from the coding sequence ATGAGTGTATCTGATGGCTATTATGCGGTTCTTTTTAAAGAGCCTAAGAGCAAAACAGTTGGCGTTCGCTTTCCGGATCATCCCTCGGTCATTACATATGGGCGGGATTGGAAAGAGGCTGAAGAACATGCCCGCGAAGCCCTTTCGGCTGCATTAGAGGCTGAATTTGAGCGGGGAGCAACTTTACCGAGGCTATCTAAACCGAAAGCCAAGAGAAATGAGAAGGTGGTTTTTGTGCCGATCGATCCCGAGGTCCGAACGGCATATCTGCTACGCGCTTGGCGCGAAACCGCGGGTTTTACACAAAAACAGATTGCGCAGCAGCTTGGCGTTTCCTATCAAGCGTATCAACGGATGGAAAGACCGGGGCGCGCGAATCTCACAGTTCGAACGTTAAAGAAAATTGCCAAAGTTTTTCAAGGTGAACTCGTGCTTGATCTTCGATTTTCGAATTCATAA
- a CDS encoding type II toxin-antitoxin system HicA family toxin, producing MKIRDLVAELNGGGWELDRIRGSHHVFVHPRAVRAITVPVHGNEIPDFYAKSILKQAKRALRKEG from the coding sequence ATGAAAATTCGGGATCTGGTTGCTGAGTTGAATGGCGGGGGGTGGGAGTTGGATCGAATACGAGGGTCTCATCATGTATTTGTTCACCCGAGAGCGGTTCGGGCGATTACGGTTCCGGTTCATGGCAATGAGATCCCCGATTTTTATGCGAAAAGCATTTTAAAACAGGCGAAACGAGCATTGAGGAAAGAAGGGTAA